The sequence TTTCCCAGTTGTTGTCGTCTTCCCTGCCCCTTGTAAGCCGACCATCATAATGACCGTTGGCGATTTCCTCGCAAACTGAATAGGGTTTTGTTCTCCACCCATCAAATTCGTCAGTTCATCTTTAACGATTTTGACGACTTGCTGGCCTGGTGTCAGACTTTTCATGACATCTTGACCGACAGCACGTTCACTTACTGTTTTAACAAATGATTTGACAACTTTTAAATTGACGTCCGCTTCAATGAGTGCAAAGCGCACTTCACGCATCATTTCTTTGACGTCCGCCTCGCTGATTTTACCTTTGCCCGTTATTTTCTGTAGCGTCCCTTGCAGGCGCTGGGCTAAACCTTCAAATGCCATGCACAGAGCCTCCTCTACTCATGATCTTTTAGTTCAATCAACAACCCTCTAACGATTGTTGATTGTTCGTCCGTATCAGTGATGAGCTGTTCTAGACGGTCAACAATTTCTAACCGCTTTTGAAATTTCGAAAACAAATTCAACTTCATTTCATAGTCTTCGAGCATCGCTTCCGTTCTACGAACATTATCATAGACAGCTTGTCGTGATACGCCGTATTCCCCTGCAATCTCGCCGAGCGAAAGGTCTTCCAAGTAATACAATTGCATATACAGTCTCTGTTTATCCGTCAAAAGCGACTGATAAAAATCAAAGAGGAAGTTAATGCGTGTTGTTTTTGCAAGCACGATAGGTCTTGCCTCCTCCGCTTGTTTCTTCCTATGTCATCATAGTATGACGCCTGTAGACTGTCAAGCTAAATTACTTGTCTGATTCATCCTGCTGCTGTTCCTGTTCCTGTTCCAATTCCAAGCCATCCGCAAATAGGCCATAGACATACTTTTCCGGATCGAACGGCTGTAAATCATCTACTCCTTCGCCAAGACCGACGAATTTCACTGGGATATTCAATTTGTGACGGATTGCAAGGACAATACCACCCTTTGCCGTTCCATCAAGCTTCGTCAATACAATACCTGTAACATTTGTCGCTTCTTTAAATGTCTGGGCTTGGACTAATGCATTTTGACCTGTTGTCGCATCAAGCGCAAGAAGTACTTCATGCGGTGCACCTTCTACTTCTTTACTAATGACCCGATGCACTTTTTCCAATTCATTCATCAAGTTGACTTTGTTTTGAAGCCTACCTGCCGTGTCACAAATCAAGACGTCAACGTTACGATTTTTTGCAGCGCGAATCGCATCGTACATGACTGCTGCCGGATCGGATCCTTCCGATTGGCGAATCACTTCAACACCGGCTCGTTCTCCCCACACAACAAGCTGATCGATAGCTCCAGCCCGGAATGTGTCACCAGCTGCCAGCATAACCGTCTTACCTTCTGCCATTAGTCGGGCAGCCAATTTACCGATGGTAGTCGTCTTGCCGACACCATTCACCCCAACCATTAACACCACAGTCAAGCCATCTGCTTGAATATTT comes from Sporosarcina sp. FSL K6-3457 and encodes:
- a CDS encoding putative DNA-binding protein, which gives rise to MLAKTTRINFLFDFYQSLLTDKQRLYMQLYYLEDLSLGEIAGEYGVSRQAVYDNVRRTEAMLEDYEMKLNLFSKFQKRLEIVDRLEQLITDTDEQSTIVRGLLIELKDHE
- the ftsY gene encoding signal recognition particle-docking protein FtsY, which produces MSFFKKLKEKITGTNEAVTEKFKDGLAKTRDTFTSKVNDLVARFREIDEEFFEELEELLLQADVGFETVMELIDQLKLEVQRKNIKDTAGIQSVISEKLVEIYQAGEEIDSNLNIQADGLTVVLMVGVNGVGKTTTIGKLAARLMAEGKTVMLAAGDTFRAGAIDQLVVWGERAGVEVIRQSEGSDPAAVMYDAIRAAKNRNVDVLICDTAGRLQNKVNLMNELEKVHRVISKEVEGAPHEVLLALDATTGQNALVQAQTFKEATNVTGIVLTKLDGTAKGGIVLAIRHKLNIPVKFVGLGEGVDDLQPFDPEKYVYGLFADGLELEQEQEQQQDESDK